The following proteins are encoded in a genomic region of Primulina huaijiensis isolate GDHJ02 chromosome 3, ASM1229523v2, whole genome shotgun sequence:
- the LOC140974133 gene encoding type I inositol polyphosphate 5-phosphatase 5, giving the protein MATATCSCSSNPTTTPENSVKCDKKKKSIIPKIFGSKRDSREGSEEDIVPSDGNETDLDTKIITSRKKTFLETSSSARQGFQGRHGAGIEGLNLSCYDDLTMEEPTVIQDIRVFAATWNVGGKTPNPELNLEDFLQLEGSSDIYVLGFQEIVPLSPGNVLVIEDNEPASKWLALISHALNKQYHESAYSSDSSTNSIHSNYTKTESKSNLFSKPSLKALNKNLRADNNFVKRCNCSWDPTVSNRRRATKLSDPACASEPNVPDPNVDDFLSTAESCMLKKFKYQVVASKQMVGLFVSIWARKQLLKDIGHVRISCVGRGIMGYLGNKGCISISMTLHQTSFCFVCSHLASGEKEGDELRRNADVAEIMKSTQFSRICKSPIGRMPQRIIGHDRMIWLGDLNYRVGLSYEETRLLLEDNDWDSLLEKDQLNTERESGRVFSGWNEGKISFAPTYKYSHNSDSYTGETVKSKKKRRTPAWCDRILWRGSGIEQLSYVRGESRFSDHRPVCAVFAVEVETKINRNSISKLLRKGYSCTATNLEYEDCIPQRHSFYEL; this is encoded by the exons ATGGCTACGGCCACCTGCAGCTGTTCCAGCAATCCCACGACCACCCCAGAAAATTCTGTCAAATGCGATAAGAAAAAGAag TCTATCATTCCAAAGATTTTTGGTTCAAAGAGAGATAGCAGAGAGGGTTCGGAAGAGGACATTGTTCCATCGGATGGAAATGAAACTG ATTTGGATACAAAGATCATCACATCAAGAAAGAAAACTTTCTTGGAGACGTCAAGTTCCGCAAGGCAAGGTTTTCAAG GAAGGCATGGTGCCGGGATCGAAGGCCTGAACCTGTCGTGTTATGATGATCTAACAATGGAAGAACCTACTGTAATTCAAGACATTCG GGTTTTCGCAGCGACATGGAATGTTGGGGGGAAGACTCCTAACCCCGAACTCAATCTTGAGGATTTCTTGCAGTTGGAGGGTTCTTCAGACATTTACGTGCTCGG GTTTCAAGAAATAGTTCCATTAAGCCCTGGAAATGTACTAGTAATAGAAGACAATGAGCCAGCATCAAAATGGCTTGCACTTATAAGCCATGCACTCAATAAACAATACCATGAATCAGCCTACTCTTCAGATTCAAGCACAAATTCAATACATTCGAATTACACGAAAACCGAATCGAAATCTAATCTCTTTAGCAAGCCATCTTTGAAAGCGCTCAACAAGAATCTGAGGGCAGATAATAATTTCGTAAAGAGGTGCAACTGCTCATGGGATCCCACAGTTTCGAATCGAAGGCGAGCAACAAAGCTTAGTGATCCAGCTTGTGCATCGGAACCTAATGTTCCTGATCCGAATGTAGACGACTTCCTTTCAACAGCTGAAAGTTGTATGCTTAAAAAATTCAAGTATCAAGTGGTGGCTAGCAAGCAAATGGTGGGGCTCTTCGTTTCGATATGGGCTCGAAAACAACTATTGAAAGATATTGGTCATGTAAGAATTTCTTGTGTTGGAAGAGGAATCATGGGCTATCTGGGCAATAAG GGCTGTATATCTATAAGCATGACATTGCACCAAACAAGCTTTTGCTTCGTATGCAGTCATCTGGCTTCCGGAGAGAAGGAAGGAGACGAGTTGAGAAGAAACGCCGATGTAGCTGAGATCATGAAGTCCACACAATTTTCTAGGATTTGCAAATCCCCTATTGGCCGAATGCCCCAAAGAATAATCGGTCACGA CCGTATGATCTGGCTAGGGGACTTGAATTATAGAGTGGGTTTGAGCTATGAAGAGACGAGGCTCCTGTTAGAGGACAATGATTGGGACTCACTCCTGGAGAAAGATCAG CTGAATACGGAGAGAGAAAGTGGAAGAGTGTTCAGTGGATGGAATGAGGGTAAAATTTCATTCGCACCTACTTATAAATACTCCCATAACTCAGATTCATACACAGGAGAGACTGTCAAATccaagaagaaaagaagaacCCCTGCATG GTGTGACAGAATTTTATGGCGTGGAAGTGGCATAGAACAACTGTCTTATGTACGAGGAGAATCGAGATTTTCCGATCATAGGCCAGTTTGTGCTGTGTTTGCTGTGGAAGTGGAGACCAAGATTAACAGAAACAGTATTTCGAAATTATTGAGAAAAGGTTATTCCTGCACAGCCACAAATTTAGAATACGAAGACTGCATACCCCAAAGGCACAGCTTTTATGAGCTTTAG
- the LOC140974134 gene encoding 2,3-bisphosphoglycerate-dependent phosphoglycerate mutase 1-like isoform X1, translated as MSSSVHLSYIIRMNSPALPQILNAGWIVASGGELYSSERFQCFFTGCKKHQKNYKSSCFRMCIDDTSVSRSAYVHPILSSSHTPHDANASQAKNNESTLILLRHGQSMWNEKNLFTGCVDVPLTNKGVEEAIEAGKRISTLPLDIIYTSTLIRSQMTAMLALTQHCCMKVPIVMHCETEQARTWTQIYSEGTKKQSIPVVKAWQLNERMYGDLQGFNKQETAQRYGSEQVHKWRRSYHVRPPNGESLEMCLGRAVSFFKEHIEPQLLSGRHVMVVAHANSLRSIIMYLDKLTSEEVINLELSTGIPMLYMYKEGNFIRRGSLIGSKEAGVYAYSESLAIYKQKLGETTQ; from the exons ATGTCGTCATCG gtACATTTGAGTTATATTATAAGAATGAATAGTCCTGCTCTTCCTCAAATCTTAAACGCTGGTTGGATAGTTGCAAGTGGCGGTGAACTGTATTCTAGTGAGAGATTTCAATGCTTCTTTACTGGATGCAAAAAGCATCAAAAGAACTACAAGTCCAGCTGCTTCAGAATGTGCATAGATGATACATCTGTATCTCGTTCAGCATATGTACATCCCATATTGTCTTCCTCCCACACTCCCCATGATGCTAATGCTTCTCAGGCGAAAAATA ATGAGTCTACTTTGATTCTGTTAAGACATGGACAATCAATGTGGAATGAGAAGAACCTGTTCACTGGTTGTGTAGATGTGCCATTAACAAATAAAGGAGTAGAAGAAGCAATTGAAGCTGGGAAAAGAATTAGCACCTTACCTTTGGATATCATCTATACATCGACACTGATACGTTCTCAGATGACAGCTATGCTTGCTTTGACCCAACATTGCTGCATGAAG GTGCCAATAGTGATGCATTGTGAAACTGAACAAGCAAGGACATGGACTCAAATTTACAGTGAAGGCACCAAGAAGCAATCTATTCCTGTTGTTAAGGCATGGCAACTAAATGAAAGAAT GTACGGAGATCTACAGGGTTTTAATAAGCAGGAAACAGCTCAAAGATATGGTAGTGAGCAGGTTCATAAATGGCGTAGAAGTTATCATGTCCGTCCTCCAAATGGTGAGAGCTTGGAAATGTGCTTAGGAAGAGCAGTTTCCTTTTTCAAAGAGCAT ATTGAGCCTCAGCTTTTGAGTGGAAGGCATGTGATGGTTGTAGCTCATGCAAATTCACTGAGGTCCATAATCATGTATCTTGATAAATTGACTTCTGAAGAG GTTATTAACTTAGAGCTCTCAACTGGTATACCTATGCTCTACATGTATAAGGAAGGAAACTTCATTCGGAGAGGAAGCCTCATTGGATCTAAGGAGGCTGGTGTTTATGCTTATTCAGAG AGCCTGGCAATTTATAAGCAAAAGTTGGGTGAAACAACACAATGA
- the LOC140974134 gene encoding 2,3-bisphosphoglycerate-dependent phosphoglycerate mutase 1-like isoform X2 has product MNSPALPQILNAGWIVASGGELYSSERFQCFFTGCKKHQKNYKSSCFRMCIDDTSVSRSAYVHPILSSSHTPHDANASQAKNNESTLILLRHGQSMWNEKNLFTGCVDVPLTNKGVEEAIEAGKRISTLPLDIIYTSTLIRSQMTAMLALTQHCCMKVPIVMHCETEQARTWTQIYSEGTKKQSIPVVKAWQLNERMYGDLQGFNKQETAQRYGSEQVHKWRRSYHVRPPNGESLEMCLGRAVSFFKEHIEPQLLSGRHVMVVAHANSLRSIIMYLDKLTSEEVINLELSTGIPMLYMYKEGNFIRRGSLIGSKEAGVYAYSESLAIYKQKLGETTQ; this is encoded by the exons ATGAATAGTCCTGCTCTTCCTCAAATCTTAAACGCTGGTTGGATAGTTGCAAGTGGCGGTGAACTGTATTCTAGTGAGAGATTTCAATGCTTCTTTACTGGATGCAAAAAGCATCAAAAGAACTACAAGTCCAGCTGCTTCAGAATGTGCATAGATGATACATCTGTATCTCGTTCAGCATATGTACATCCCATATTGTCTTCCTCCCACACTCCCCATGATGCTAATGCTTCTCAGGCGAAAAATA ATGAGTCTACTTTGATTCTGTTAAGACATGGACAATCAATGTGGAATGAGAAGAACCTGTTCACTGGTTGTGTAGATGTGCCATTAACAAATAAAGGAGTAGAAGAAGCAATTGAAGCTGGGAAAAGAATTAGCACCTTACCTTTGGATATCATCTATACATCGACACTGATACGTTCTCAGATGACAGCTATGCTTGCTTTGACCCAACATTGCTGCATGAAG GTGCCAATAGTGATGCATTGTGAAACTGAACAAGCAAGGACATGGACTCAAATTTACAGTGAAGGCACCAAGAAGCAATCTATTCCTGTTGTTAAGGCATGGCAACTAAATGAAAGAAT GTACGGAGATCTACAGGGTTTTAATAAGCAGGAAACAGCTCAAAGATATGGTAGTGAGCAGGTTCATAAATGGCGTAGAAGTTATCATGTCCGTCCTCCAAATGGTGAGAGCTTGGAAATGTGCTTAGGAAGAGCAGTTTCCTTTTTCAAAGAGCAT ATTGAGCCTCAGCTTTTGAGTGGAAGGCATGTGATGGTTGTAGCTCATGCAAATTCACTGAGGTCCATAATCATGTATCTTGATAAATTGACTTCTGAAGAG GTTATTAACTTAGAGCTCTCAACTGGTATACCTATGCTCTACATGTATAAGGAAGGAAACTTCATTCGGAGAGGAAGCCTCATTGGATCTAAGGAGGCTGGTGTTTATGCTTATTCAGAG AGCCTGGCAATTTATAAGCAAAAGTTGGGTGAAACAACACAATGA